In Aeromicrobium sp. A1-2, the DNA window GCACCACCCCCCACCGCGGCTACGCCCGTCGCGCTCGCGGCGATCGCACTCGCGACGAGACCGGTGATGGACGCCCGGGCCAGCCAGCCGGCACCAAATCGCCGCTCGGCGGCGGTCTCGAGCTCAGCAAGGAAGGCGGCCGCGTCCACCGGCCGGACCGACGGGTCCTTGGCCAGCGATCTGGCCAATAGATCCTGCAGGTCGGCCCCGTGCCCGTCGAGTGTCGGAGCGGTGTCCTCGCGGTGTTGACGCAGAAGCGTCGCGACGTCCGAGCCGGTGAAGGGCGGGTGTCCCGCAAGCAGGGCGAAGAGCACGGCGGCCGCCGAGTAGACGTCACTCGACGTGGACACCGGGCTCGACGAGGCAGCTTCTGGACTCAGGTAGGCGGGTGTGCCCAGGGCATCTGATGCTCCGATCGGGGCAGCCAGGCCGAAGTCGACCAGCATGGAGGTGCCACCGGTGTCGGCAAGGATGTTGGTGGGCGAGACATCTCGATGCACGACACCGTGCTCATGCGCGTGGGCCAGGCCGAGCATCGCCCCGCGAATCACTCCGACCGACTGCTCCGGGGTCATCGATCCCGCCTGCTTGAGGATCGCCTCGAGGGACGCACCGTCGACCCACTCCTCGGCGATCCAAACCCGGTCGGCCTCCTCGACGTAGTCGTAGATCGTGACGATGTTGGGGCTGTCGAGCGTGGCCAGGATCTCGGCCTCCGTGCGCATGCGGGCCAACAGGCCCGGGGCCTGCCGCAAGGCTGGGCTCAGCTCCTTGACGGCGGCTATTCGATCCAGATCGGTATGACGCACCCGATAGACGGTTCCGGTCGAACCAACCGCTACCTGCTGCAGGACCTCGTACTGACCAAATGAAGACTCCATGAGTTCGCCCGCCTCCTCGACGCCGCCCCTGTGCTGCGTCCCTTCGAAGGTATTCCTATAAGTACTGGCACGAGTGGGAATTCGTCACAGAAACGTCAAAACGACCAGTCCAATCTGCTGATGGAAAACCGGTGATGCTCCTATGCTCGATCGCATGGATGCCGGGAATGGAAACCTCCCCGCCGGCTACGAGTTCAACCGGGTCTTGGGCGCAGGAGGCTTCGGTGAAGTGGTGCTGGCCCGTCACGTGCGCCTCAACCGTCTGGTGGCGATCAAACACATCCACGGCTACTACCTCAATGACGAGGAGAGCCTCAAGCGGTTCGAACGGGAAGCGAAGCTCCTCGCCCGGACGAGCTCACCGTCGGTGGTGCGCGTGTACGACCTCTGCCGCACCGAGGGCAATGTTCACCTCGTCATGGAGTACGCGCCGGGGCGGCCGCTGTCGGAGATCTTGGAGTCCGGGCCGATGCCCGCGGCTGAGGCGATCGTCGTGCTCCGCGATGTCGCCGACGCGTTGGCAGCCGCCGCCAGACACGGGATCGTGCACCGGGACGTCAAACCGGCCAACGTCTTCGTGCTCCCCGACGGTCGGGCCAAGCTGGGTGACTTCGGGATCGCTCGGATGGCCAACGATCCTTCGATCTTCCGGACCGCAGAGGGCCCCGCCATGGGCACTCCGGCGTACTTCCCGCCGGAGCTCGGTCAAGGCCTTTCCGAGCCGGACGAGCGCTCCGACGCCTACAGCTTTGCCGTGATGGCGTTCGAGATGCTCACTGGCGCGCGGCCATTCGAGGGCCCGGATGCGCTTTCACTGATCACGGCCCACTGGCGACTCGAGGTCCCGGACCCCGGCTCGATCCTCTCGGGCTTTCCCGTGGCAGCGACAGCGATCCTGCGGGTCGGGCTCGAGAAGGACCCGAGCAGCAGATCATCGCCGGCCGAGCTCGTGCTCGGTCTCGCAGGTATCCGGGCCGACAGATGGCCGGCCGTGGACACCGCACAACGCGCACGTGCTCCAGTGGGAGCCAGCGATCCGACGATTCGTGGGGCCAAGCCGCCAGGATCAGCGGAAGCTCCCCCTGTGTTGGCTGCCGGCAGAAGGCCCCGCCGGCGCCTGAAGATGTTGCTGGCCGGCCTGGCTGCTGCGGGAGTCGCAATCACGTTGGCCGTGCTGGCGATGACATCGATCGGCAGGTCAGCGCCACTGGTGGTCGAGGCCGTGGACCTGACTGTGGATCCACGCTCGGGCGAGTCGCTGTGCCCGGCCGGCGCCTTCACCTTCGACGGCTCGATACGCACCAATGGCGAGGGCGGTTCGGTGACGTTCGCCTGGGTACGACCGGACGGCAAAGATGTTCCGGCCCACACCGTCGCGGTGGAGGACGGCCAACGCCGGCTCCCGGTGCAGCTGAGCTTCACGGTGTCCGGCTCCCAGGCCTTCGAGGGCGTGGCGATGCTCCGAGTGCTGGAACCCGGCGCGCTCAGCGCGGAACAGAAGATCCGCTACACCTGCCCGGCATCCTGAGCGAGCTAGGCGTCCTGGACCTTCGTGTCGAGCAGCTTCGTGAGGCTGTCACCGCTGTCGCCAAGCGCGGCACGGACAAGAAGGACCGCTTCATAGCCCTGCGTATCAGTGAGATCGTCTCCACGGCGCCGCCAGTCGGACCATCCCGCGACGAGGATGCGCTCGGCCCGGCCTAGCTCGGGCGACTCGGGGCTCTGGGACATGGGGATGCCTGCCTTGGCGAGCCTGTCCCGAATCGCGCTCGCGTGATGCCGGTCGCGACGGTCGGCCCCGACCTGCAGGGCGATGGTCGAGCCGAGCCGTGAGGCGAGCCGGCAGGCCTGCTCGACGGCGGCCAACCCGTCCGGCCCGGTGCGCGGGATGAGTGCCACCTGCCTGGATAACGCCGGGCCGCCGCCCGGGCCGGGCCCTGACCCGGCCACCTCTCGCCCAGCGGCGATGACAAGGATCACGGCGCAGTCGGCGGTCTCGAGCATGTCGTGGGCCAGATCTGCATCGGTGGTGCTGATCACGACGGCGTCGGCGTCTGCTGCTCGTACCTGGGTGTCGAGATCGGCGGACACAGCGCCGGAGAACTGTGACCGGACCACGGCCGAGGCCCCCGAGGCGGTGGCGCGACGTTCCAGACCCTGCATGTGCTCGAAGGAGGCGGCGACGGCAGCCAGCTCTGACGCCAGGCCCGACCCCACCTCGACCTGGTGGACCGGCGGATCGAACCGACTGATCACGAGCTGGCTGCTTGCCTCATCGCCGAGGAGCGCCACACCGAGGTCGACCATCTGTTCGGGCTGCGACTCGTTGACGACCGTGACGACCCGATAGTCGGCCGAGAGCCCCAGCTCCTCTCGTTCGGCCAGAGCGATCTCGCGTGCGACCAGCCGGTCCGAGTAGAACAGGCGTAGCAATGGCTCAGTCATCACGGTTGTGATGATTGCCATGAGAACCATGACGGTGAACAGCCGGTCATCCAGGACGCCGGACTCCTTGCCGATCGTCAGGATGACAAGCTCGGTGAGGCCGCGGGCATTCATCAGGACGCCGACCGCGCCCGCTCGCCGGCCGGGAACCCCCACCGCCCGCGCGGCGAGGGCCGCACCGAAGAACTTTCCGCCGCAGGCGACGAGAAGTACGGCACCGAGCTCGATCACACCGTCCACGCCGAGATCGCCCACGTTGACGTCGAGTCCCGTGGTGATGAAGAAGACCGGCAACAGCACGAGGACCGTGAGCTGTTCGACGCGTTCGAGGATCTCCTGGGTGAGGACGGCGGCGCCTTCGCGAGGCATGATCGCGCCGAACAGGAACGCGCCGAAGATCGCATGGATCCCGATCCGGTCGGTGAGAAAGCTCGAGACCAGGACGCCCACCAGCACGATCGCGAAGAGGTCCGGCGTCAGCCGGCCGGCCGCATTGCGACGGCGGACCAGTCCCCGCAGCATCGGCTTGACGATCAGCAGCATCGTCGCGACGAAAGCCAGAGCCTCCACGATCATGATCACGAGGTCCTGAGTTCCCGATGCCCGGACCACGGCGAGCACAGCCGCGAGCATCGTCCAGGCGAGCACGTCGTCGACGGCGGCGCAGGCCAGCGCGAGGACACCGACCGAGGTTCGTTGCATCCCGCGTTCGGTCAGGATGCGGGCCAGGACCGGAAACGCCGTCACCGACATCGATGCTCCGATGAACAGCACGAAGGGCAACTTCTCCACCCCTCCTTCGTCGTGTGCTCCGTACAGCCAGAGCGCGAGGGCCGCCCCCGTGGCGAAGGGAAGGATGACCGAGGAGATCGAGATCGTGGCGGCGGTGCGACCCTTGCCCCGGATCAGGCCGAGATCGAGCTCAAGTCCCACGATGAACATGAAGATCACGAGCCCGAGGGTCGCGATGACGGTCAGATAGGGCCGCACGTCCTGGGGGAAGATCACCTCGGTGGGGTTGCCCGGCAACGTCCCCAGGAGTGACGGGCCGAGCGCCAGCGCTGCCAGGATCTCGGCGACGACCGCCGGTTGGCCCAGGCGTCGGAACAACAGGCCCATGACCCGGGCCACGGTCACGATGACGGCAATGTCGATCAGGACGACAGAGGCGATCTCGGCGGTCGTGTGCGGCTCCATGCAGGACTCCAACCTGATCGGCGGTACCCACGTTCTTGAAGTATGCCGGGGAATTTCGCGTCCGGATCCGGTTCGCGAAAATTTGCCATGGACCGATGGGTCGCGTGGGATGCTGGCCATCCGGAGCCGAGGAGGGTCGATGGACGGCATCGCCGACTACCGTTTCGTCCGGCCCATCGGCGAAGGCGGTCACGGCGCGTTCTACCTGGCCGAGCCACCACCTCGGCTGGGGATCACCGGCGACTTCGTCACCGTGAAGATCCTGTTCGGCGCCAACAACGAGGAGAACCTCCGACGGGCGACGAGGGAGCTCCGAGCGTTCGCCAGCGCGTCGTCCCCATTCCTGGTGAACCTGCTGGACGCAGGCAGGCAGGACGACATGTTCTTCTACGCCATGGAGCATTGCGCGCTGGGTTCGCTCCGTCACCCCGAGCGCGCGCTCGGACGCGCGGAGATCTTGCGGGGCGTGGCCCAGGCCGCGCGCGGCGCACACGCCCTGCACGAAGCCGGGCTCGTGCACCGCAGCATCAGCCCGGCGAACATCCTGTTGCACTCGGCCGGTGCGCGGCTCTCCGACCTGGGGCTCGTCCAGACGCTTCAGCCGACTGAGACGATGACCGGGCTGGGGCCCGTCGATGCCGTCGAGTTCATGGAGCCGACGCTCCTGTCGGGCGGTTTGGCCACGGCAAGCACGGACATCTGGTCCCTTGCCGCGTCATTGCACTGGGCCCTGGCCGGCGTCGGGATCTACGGATCGATGCCAGGCAACGACCCCCTGCTGGCGGTACGCAAGGTGCTCACCTCGCATCCGGTGATCAGCGATGACGTCACGGGCTCGGAGGCCGAGCTGATCGCGGCCTGTCTTGATCCATCGGCCGATCGCCGACCCGCGTCGGCGCAGGTCCTGGCCGATGCGCTGGAGGCGGCTGCCTGACTCCCTGCCACAGCCGGCCGGGAAAATCGGAAAAATATCTGCGTTCACCCGCGGATA includes these proteins:
- a CDS encoding serine/threonine-protein kinase; translation: MDGIADYRFVRPIGEGGHGAFYLAEPPPRLGITGDFVTVKILFGANNEENLRRATRELRAFASASSPFLVNLLDAGRQDDMFFYAMEHCALGSLRHPERALGRAEILRGVAQAARGAHALHEAGLVHRSISPANILLHSAGARLSDLGLVQTLQPTETMTGLGPVDAVEFMEPTLLSGGLATASTDIWSLAASLHWALAGVGIYGSMPGNDPLLAVRKVLTSHPVISDDVTGSEAELIAACLDPSADRRPASAQVLADALEAAA
- a CDS encoding serine/threonine-protein kinase, encoding MDAGNGNLPAGYEFNRVLGAGGFGEVVLARHVRLNRLVAIKHIHGYYLNDEESLKRFEREAKLLARTSSPSVVRVYDLCRTEGNVHLVMEYAPGRPLSEILESGPMPAAEAIVVLRDVADALAAAARHGIVHRDVKPANVFVLPDGRAKLGDFGIARMANDPSIFRTAEGPAMGTPAYFPPELGQGLSEPDERSDAYSFAVMAFEMLTGARPFEGPDALSLITAHWRLEVPDPGSILSGFPVAATAILRVGLEKDPSSRSSPAELVLGLAGIRADRWPAVDTAQRARAPVGASDPTIRGAKPPGSAEAPPVLAAGRRPRRRLKMLLAGLAAAGVAITLAVLAMTSIGRSAPLVVEAVDLTVDPRSGESLCPAGAFTFDGSIRTNGEGGSVTFAWVRPDGKDVPAHTVAVEDGQRRLPVQLSFTVSGSQAFEGVAMLRVLEPGALSAEQKIRYTCPAS
- a CDS encoding cation:proton antiporter, which encodes MEPHTTAEIASVVLIDIAVIVTVARVMGLLFRRLGQPAVVAEILAALALGPSLLGTLPGNPTEVIFPQDVRPYLTVIATLGLVIFMFIVGLELDLGLIRGKGRTAATISISSVILPFATGAALALWLYGAHDEGGVEKLPFVLFIGASMSVTAFPVLARILTERGMQRTSVGVLALACAAVDDVLAWTMLAAVLAVVRASGTQDLVIMIVEALAFVATMLLIVKPMLRGLVRRRNAAGRLTPDLFAIVLVGVLVSSFLTDRIGIHAIFGAFLFGAIMPREGAAVLTQEILERVEQLTVLVLLPVFFITTGLDVNVGDLGVDGVIELGAVLLVACGGKFFGAALAARAVGVPGRRAGAVGVLMNARGLTELVILTIGKESGVLDDRLFTVMVLMAIITTVMTEPLLRLFYSDRLVAREIALAEREELGLSADYRVVTVVNESQPEQMVDLGVALLGDEASSQLVISRFDPPVHQVEVGSGLASELAAVAASFEHMQGLERRATASGASAVVRSQFSGAVSADLDTQVRAADADAVVISTTDADLAHDMLETADCAVILVIAAGREVAGSGPGPGGGPALSRQVALIPRTGPDGLAAVEQACRLASRLGSTIALQVGADRRDRHHASAIRDRLAKAGIPMSQSPESPELGRAERILVAGWSDWRRRGDDLTDTQGYEAVLLVRAALGDSGDSLTKLLDTKVQDA
- a CDS encoding serine/threonine-protein kinase, which translates into the protein MESSFGQYEVLQQVAVGSTGTVYRVRHTDLDRIAAVKELSPALRQAPGLLARMRTEAEILATLDSPNIVTIYDYVEEADRVWIAEEWVDGASLEAILKQAGSMTPEQSVGVIRGAMLGLAHAHEHGVVHRDVSPTNILADTGGTSMLVDFGLAAPIGASDALGTPAYLSPEAASSSPVSTSSDVYSAAAVLFALLAGHPPFTGSDVATLLRQHREDTAPTLDGHGADLQDLLARSLAKDPSVRPVDAAAFLAELETAAERRFGAGWLARASITGLVASAIAASATGVAAVGGGAAATTIIDTAAAVSNPVTATTAGSHAATAATKVATSSGRKFLGLGRAQGVAAAVAAAVVVAGVVFAGSAIADQRRENKVKEQAAAALAKAKAIEDKKEAAEKAFADAAPDGAWSLKSTIVTTKFSGEKAGDTSTVTWTFASDCAALTCAGSITSSSGNTFGYTWDGAALQIASKTESAEEKCIAYATGEEIPGSSVHAEFVNTYSPWTSSTSATPPTELAGTSTLVKTFSDYVNCDKTKPIKRTTNYELTKK